A single Dermacentor albipictus isolate Rhodes 1998 colony chromosome 3, USDA_Dalb.pri_finalv2, whole genome shotgun sequence DNA region contains:
- the LOC135914070 gene encoding very long chain fatty acid elongase AAEL008004-like has protein sequence MENITAATAADLETAEAYFFRRDPRTADWALVGNKQFIVLLLTAYVYIVKVGGPRYMKDRKPYDGIKPLIVLYNASMVLLNCYFVVAFLSKTYLGGGYSLLCQGIDFEARDDRTMSMLSHVWWYVMVRIADFLDTVFFVLRKKDSHISVLHVVHHVLVVFNGWYGLAYGADGHVAFGIVFNSFVHVVMYSYYFLSLMGPSVQKYLWWKRYLTQLQLVQFVILFFHMTIPLFIDCGYPLAQMCITLPQGIFFFVMFMNFYIKSYCNRKRPQHHFESKSKAQ, from the coding sequence ATGGAGAACATCACCGCCGCGACGGCGGCTGACTTAGAGACGGCTGAAGCGTATTTCTTCCGCCGCGATCCCCGCACCGCCGACTGGGCCCTGGTAGGCAACAAGCAGTTCATAGTTCTACTGCTGACGGCCTACGTCTATATAGTCAAGGTGGGCGGGCCGCGGTACATGAAGGACCGCAAGCCGTACGACGGCATCAAGCCCCTGATTGTGCTCTACAATGCGTCCATGGTGCTCCTCAACTGCTACTTTGTGGTGGCCTTCCTTTCCAAGACATACTTGGGCGGCGGCTACAGCCTGCTCTGCCAGGGAATCGACTTCGAGGCGCGGGACGACAGGACCATGAGCATGCTGTCGCACGTGTGGTGGTACGTGATGGTGAGGATCGCCGACTTCCTGGACACCGTCTTCTTCGTCTTGCGCAAGAAGGACTCGCACATATCCGTCCTGCACGTGGTGCATCACGTCCTCGTGGTCTTCAACGGCTGGTACGGTCTCGCGTACGGTGCCGATGGTCACGTCGCCTTCGGCATCGTCTTCAATAGCTTCGTGCACGTGGTCATGTACTCCTACTACTTCCTCTCTTTGATGGGACCCTCGGTACAGAAATACCTGTGGTGGAAGCGGTACCTCACCCAGCTCCAGCTGGTGCAGTTTGTCATCCTGTTCTTCCACATGACTATTCCACTGTTCATCGACTGCGGATACCCCTTGGCGCAAATGTGCATTACGCTGCCACAGGGAATATTCTTCTTCGTCATGTTCATGAACTTTTACATCAAGAGTTACTGCAACCGAAAAAGGCCTCAGCATCACTTTGAATCCAAGAGTAAGGCTCAGTAA
- the LOC135914071 gene encoding very long chain fatty acid elongase AAEL008004-like yields the protein MAAVSSEENVFRRDPRTAGWALVGNAQFLVLLLSFYVYVVKIGGPRFMKQRKPYENIKPIIMLYNAAMVLANCYFVGAFLSRTYLGGGYSFICQGIDFEARDDATMSLLTHYWIYFWVRVSDFLDTIFFVLRKKHSHVSLLHVVHHVLVVFNGWYGLAYGADGHAAFAVIFNSFVHVVMYSYYFLSLFGPSVRKHLWWKRYLTQLQMFQFIILIVHVLIPLFVDCGYPSLHIYIGLPQGFFFLYMFLRFYGSAYDDGEKATQDTAGKTKTK from the coding sequence ATGGCTGCAGTTTCATCCGAAGAGAATGTCTTCCGGAGAGACCCGCGCACCGCGGGTTGGGCCTTGGTCGGCAACGCACAGTTCCTCGTGCTTCTCCTGTCCTTTTACGTATACGTCGTCAAGATCGGTGGCCCTCGCTTCATGAAACAGCGCAAACCGTACGAGAATATCAAACCTATCATCATGCTCTACAACGCTGCCATGGTACTCGCTAACTGCTACTTCGTGGGAGCGTTTCTCTCCAGGACCTATCTGGGCGGCGGCTACAGCTTCATTTGCCAGGGAATCGACTTTGAAGCGCGTGACGACGCGACCATGAGCCTCCTGACCCACTACTGGATTTACTTTTGGGTTAGGGTCTCGGATTTTTTGGATACCATCTTCTTCGTGCTACGCAAGAAGCATTCGCACGTGTCCCTACTTCACGTGGTCCATCACGTCCTAGTAGTCTTCAACGGCTGGTACGGCCTCGCCTACGGAGCGGATGGCCACGCAGCCTTCGCGGTGATCTTCAACAGCTTTGTGCACGTGGTAATGTACAGCTACTACTTCCTGTCCCTCTTCGGACCATCCGTGCGGAAGCACCTGTGGTGGAAACGCTACCTGACCCAGCTCCAGatgtttcagtttattattctgaTTGTGCACGTGCTGATCCCGCTGTTCGTCGATTGTGGCTACCCAAGTTTGCACATCTACATTGGGCTGCCGCAGGGCTTCTTCTTTCTCTACATGTTCCTTCGCTTCTACGGCAGTGCCTACGACGACGGAGAGAAAGCGACTCAGGATACAGCCGGCAAAACGAAGACCAAATGA